One genomic region from Prunus persica cultivar Lovell chromosome G3, Prunus_persica_NCBIv2, whole genome shotgun sequence encodes:
- the LOC18784250 gene encoding eukaryotic translation initiation factor 3 subunit M, producing MTTILPTSEEDPALSVVRFTSELSWADAGPEVAEPQVSRLCTEAQECMVMARWFDLVSLMLTSADVILSKVSEKDLECIFTVICNVVTKSESPDEALEMAKLISAKITQQPSDKPALRLKILFNLYNLLENPYSRFFVYLSALNLAINGKVTEHVIPSFKKIESFLKEWNIGVSDQRQLFLTISNVLREHKSLAKESFKFLSKYLATFSGEDAYILSEAKEEAVRTIVEFVKAPDLFQCDLLDMPAVGQLEKDAKHALAYQLLKIFLTQRLDAYLEFQTANSTLLKGYGLVHEDCITKMRLISLVDLGSDESGRIPYSLIRDTLQINDDVVELWVVKAITAKLMDCKMDQMNQVVIVSRCTERVFGQQQWLTLRSKLATWRGNVANVISTIRANRIAEDGSQAVQGLVIR from the exons ATGACGACTATTTTGCCAACCTCGGAGGAAGATCCTGCTCTCTCCGTTGTCCGATTCACCTCAGAGCTCTCCTGGGCCGACGCTGGCCCTGAG GTTGCTGAGCCACAAGTCAGTAGATTATGCACGGAAGCCCAAGAATGCATGGTGATGGCCAGGTGGTTCGATTTGGTGTCACTTATGCTAACTTCAGCTGATGTCATATTATCAAAGGTCTCTGAGAAAG ATCTTGAGTGCATATTCACTGTTATCTGCAATGTTGTTACAAAGTCTGAAAGTCCAGATGAAGCTCTTGAGATGGCAAAACTTATATCCGCAAAGATTACTCAGCAACCAAGTGACAAGCCTGCTTTGCGCTTAAAGAT CTTGTTCAATCTGTACAACCTACTGGAGAATCCATATAGCCGGTTCTTTGTCTACTTGAGTGCTCTAAATTTGGCAATCAATGGAAAGGTCACTGAACATGTCATCCCTTCATTCAAAAAGATAGAAAGTTTCTTGAAAGAGTGGAATATTGGGGTCTCGGACCAGAGGCAACTATTTCTTACCATCTCAAATGTTTTAAGAGAACACAAAAG CTTGGCAAAGGAGTCTTTCAAATTCCTGAGCAAGTACTTAGCTACTTTTTCTGGTGAAGATGCATATATATTGAGTGAAGCCAAGGAGGAAGCTGTGCGCACAATTGTGGAATTTGTGAAGGCCCCTGACTTGTTTCAG TGTGATTTGCTAGATATGCCTGCTGTAGGACAATTGGAGAAGGATGCTAAGCATGCGTTGGCATATCAGCTTTTAAAGATCTTTCTGACTCAGAGGCTGGATGCTTACTTGGAGTTTCAGACTGCCAATTCTACTTTACTGAAAGGCTACg GGCTTGTCCATGAAGACTGCATAACAAAGATGAGGTTGATTTCTTTGGTGGATCTTGGCTCTGATGAATCTGGACGAATTCCTTACAGTCTTATCAGAGATACACTTCAG ATTAATGATGATGTCGTCGAACTTTGGGTGGTCAAAGCGATAACTGCTAAGTTAATGGACTGTAAAATGGACCAGATGAATCAAGTGGTGATTGTGAG CCGCTGTACTGAGAGAGTATTTGGGCAGCAACAATGGCTTACACTTAGATCAAAGTTAGCAACTTGGAGG GGTAATGTTGCAAATGTTATCAGCACAATTCGAGCCAACAGGATTGCTGAAGATGGCTCGCAGGCAGTGCAGGGCTTAGTTATTCGTTAG
- the LOC18782158 gene encoding protein SPIRAL1-like 2 — translation MGRGRGVSCGGGQSSLGYLFGGGETANVNKTLSKRTQNPVRAAGEAPSQNETAPAPAFAPASASSPIDKQQIAAGLHGKPTNNYHRAEGQNCGNFITDRPSTKVHSAPGGGSSLGYLFGSGN, via the exons atgggGCGTGGACGTGGAGTCAGTTGTGGTGGTGGGCAAAGTTCTTTGGGCTATTTGTTTGGAGGTGGAGAGACTGCTAATGTTAACAAGACCCTATCTAAAAGAACTCAAAACCCAGTGAGGGCAGCAGGGGAGGCTCCTTCTCAGAATGAGACTGCTCCTGCCCCTGCTTTTGCTCCAGCTTCAGCTTCGTCACCGATTGATAAGCAGCAGATAGCAGCAGGCCTCCATGGGAAGCCTACAAACAATTACCACCGAGCTGAGGGCCAGAATTGCGGCAACTTCATCACG GATCGTCCATCTACCAAGGTTCACTCTGCTCCTGGTGGCGGATCATCGCTTGGTTACTTGTTTGGTAGTGGGAACTGA
- the LOC18782717 gene encoding putative methylesterase 11, chloroplastic: MGNLCACLATQPVKKKPIKRLPNPPPQSNTSNRWTRIRSSRKEKLDDALLQEQALAAAILFQQHQQNGSLPFDRSASLRYPNSSSKKSSNALPRSSSSRARSLTDPLLQPHQLVNQDVKLDDLETNHFVLVHGGGFGAWCWYKTIALLEEVGFKVTAIDLTGSGIHSSDANSVTSLSQYVKPLTDFLENLPEGNKVILVGHDFGGACISYAMELFPHKVSKAIFIAAAMLKNGQSTLEMFSQQATSDDLMRQAQIFLYANGNNQPPTAIDLDKSMLKDLLFNQSPAKDVALASVSMRPIPFAPVLEKLSLSDLKYGSVRRFYIETSEDNAIPITVQERMTKESPPEQVLRLKGADHSPFFSKPQALHKLLVEISKISST, translated from the exons ATGGGCAACCTCTGCGCCTGCCTCGCAACCCAACCCGTGAAGAAAAAACCCATAAAGCGCCTCCCCAACCCGCCACCGCAATCCAATACCAGCAACCGGTGGACCCGGATCCGATCCTCCAGAAAAGAGAAGCTCGACGACGCTTTGCTCCAAGAACAAGCTCTCGCCGCCGCGATTCTGTTCCAGCAGCACCAGCAGAACGGTTCTTTGCCCTTTGATCGCTCTGCTTCGCTGCGGTACCCGAATTCGAGCTCCAAGAAGAGCAGCAACGCCTTGCCCCGTAGCTCCAGCTCTCGGGCTCGGTCCCTCACCGACCCTCTTCTCCAGCCTCACCAGCTTGTTAACCAG gATGTAAAGCTTGATGATCTGGAAACCAACCATTTTGTCCTTGTACATGGAGGTGGCTTTGGTGCTTGGTGTTGGTATAAAACCATAGCACTTCTGGAGGAGGTTGGTTTTAAAGTTACTGCCATAGACTTGACTGGCTCTGGAATTCATTCATCTGATGCAAACAGTGTCACAAGTCTTTCTCAATATGTGAAGCCTCTTACTGATTTTCTTGAAAACCTTCCCGAGGGAAATAAG GTAATCTTGGTGGGTCATGATTTTGGTGGTGCATGCATATCATACGCAATGGAGTTGTTTCCACATAAAGTTTCAAAGGCCATTTTTATTGCTGCAGCAATGTTGAAAAATGGACAAAGTACTCTTGAAATGTTCTCCCAACAG GCCACTTCAGATGATCTTATGCGACAGGCTCAGATATTTTTGTATGCAAATGGGAATAATCAGCCTCCAACTGCTATTGATTTAGATAAATCAATGTTAAAGGATTTGTTATTCAACCAAAGTCCTGCCAAG GATGTCGCATTGGCATCTGTTTCGATGAGGCCAATTCCCTTTGCCCCAGTTCTGGAGAAGCTTTCACTTTCGGATTTGAAATATGGATCGGTGAGGCGGTTTTATATAGAAACATCAGAAGACAATGCCATACCCATCACAGTCCAGGAGCGCATGACAAAAGAAAGCCCTCCTGAACAGGTCCTTCGCTTGAAGGGTGCCGATCACTCACCTTTTTTCTCAAAGCCCCAAGCCCTGCACAAGTTATTGGTGGAGATCTCAAAGATTTCTTCTACTTAG
- the LOC18782224 gene encoding uncharacterized protein LOC18782224 isoform X1, with amino-acid sequence MIKSTSSFSMTKGEVQVNLLVNSAPRPSFVRIQEMGMETTKNNVKSNQVLKKKTRRRRRMKKSNLLQDISLSDNLRQEYGQSDTNHMHRLSTLSLVDERSDDIVVISSGAVKTMNEVDHSSGISNRSIVRAPVCDIEKKLLILDINGLLADIVSPPPKGLASDKRIAGRAIFKRPFYLDFLKFCFEHFEVGVWSSRSKRIVERVLDYLMGDMKHKLLFCWDLSHCTATGFRTLENRHKTLVFKELRRIWEKHDPSLPWEKGIYNESNTLLLDDSPYKALLNPAHTAVFPHPYTFQRGSDTSLGPGGDLRVYLEGLAAAENIQEFIEQEPFGQSPINESSASWPFYLRVLSTVYSVDTTNVTNMTCNSSVLR; translated from the exons ATGATCAAGAGTACTAGTTCCTTTTCAATGACCAAGGGCGAAGTGCAAGTTAATCTCTTAGTAAATTCAGCACCTCGGCCTTCCTTTGTTAGAATTCAGGAGATGGGTATGgaaactaccaaaaataacGTGAAATCGAATCAAgtgttgaaaaagaaaacaagaaggagACGTAGGATGAAGAAATCAAATCTACTGCAAGATATTAGTCTATCTGATAACCTGCGTCAGGAATATGGTCAGAGTGACACTAATCATATGCATAGATTGTCAACTTTAAGTCTAGTTGATGAAAGAAGTGATGACATAGTAGTTATTTCATCAGGAGCTGTTAAAACTATGAATGAAGTGGACCACAGCTCAGGGATTTCAAATAGGTCAATTGTGAGAGCACCTGTTTGTGATATAGAGAAAAAGCTTCTTATTCTTGATATTAATGGACTACTTGCGGATATAGTCTCTCCTCCTCCAAAGGGACTTGCATCTGACAAACGAATTGCAGGGCGGGCAA TTTTCAAGAGGCCCTTCTATCTTGATTTTCTTAAGTTCTGCTTTGAGCATTTCGAAGTGGGTGTGTGGTCTTCAAGATCCAA GAGAATTGTGGAACGAGTGCTTGATTATCTGATGGGTGATATGAAGCACAAGTTGCTGTTTTGTTGG GATCTATCCCATTGCACTGCAACAGGTTTCAGGACTCTAGAAAATAGGCATAAGACCTTGGTTTTTAAGGAACTGAGGAGAATATGGGAAAAACACGACCCTAGTCTTCCATGGGAGAAGGGCATTTATAATGAATCAAATACATTGTTGTTGGATGATTCCCCCTACAAAGCCTTGCTTAATCCT GCACATACTGCAGTCTTTCCTCATCCATACACGTTCCAACGAGGGAGCGACACTTCGTTag GTCCTGGAGGTGATCTTCGGGTCTATCTGGAAGGGTTGGCTGCTGCTGAAAATATACAGGAGTTTATAGAGCAAGAGCCATTTGGCCAAAGTCCTATTAATGAAAGTAGTGCATCTTGGCCCTTCTACCTCAGGGTTCTTAGTACGGTGTATTCTGTAGATACCACCAACGTGACCAACATGACCTGTAATTCTTCCGTTCTGCGTTAG
- the LOC18782224 gene encoding uncharacterized protein LOC18782224 isoform X2 encodes MIKSTSSFSMTKGEVQVNLLVNSAPRPSFVRIQEMGMETTKNNVKSNQVLKKKTRRRRRMKKSNLLQDISLSDNLRQEYGAVKTMNEVDHSSGISNRSIVRAPVCDIEKKLLILDINGLLADIVSPPPKGLASDKRIAGRAIFKRPFYLDFLKFCFEHFEVGVWSSRSKRIVERVLDYLMGDMKHKLLFCWDLSHCTATGFRTLENRHKTLVFKELRRIWEKHDPSLPWEKGIYNESNTLLLDDSPYKALLNPAHTAVFPHPYTFQRGSDTSLGPGGDLRVYLEGLAAAENIQEFIEQEPFGQSPINESSASWPFYLRVLSTVYSVDTTNVTNMTCNSSVLR; translated from the exons ATGATCAAGAGTACTAGTTCCTTTTCAATGACCAAGGGCGAAGTGCAAGTTAATCTCTTAGTAAATTCAGCACCTCGGCCTTCCTTTGTTAGAATTCAGGAGATGGGTATGgaaactaccaaaaataacGTGAAATCGAATCAAgtgttgaaaaagaaaacaagaaggagACGTAGGATGAAGAAATCAAATCTACTGCAAGATATTAGTCTATCTGATAACCTGCGTCAGGAATATG GAGCTGTTAAAACTATGAATGAAGTGGACCACAGCTCAGGGATTTCAAATAGGTCAATTGTGAGAGCACCTGTTTGTGATATAGAGAAAAAGCTTCTTATTCTTGATATTAATGGACTACTTGCGGATATAGTCTCTCCTCCTCCAAAGGGACTTGCATCTGACAAACGAATTGCAGGGCGGGCAA TTTTCAAGAGGCCCTTCTATCTTGATTTTCTTAAGTTCTGCTTTGAGCATTTCGAAGTGGGTGTGTGGTCTTCAAGATCCAA GAGAATTGTGGAACGAGTGCTTGATTATCTGATGGGTGATATGAAGCACAAGTTGCTGTTTTGTTGG GATCTATCCCATTGCACTGCAACAGGTTTCAGGACTCTAGAAAATAGGCATAAGACCTTGGTTTTTAAGGAACTGAGGAGAATATGGGAAAAACACGACCCTAGTCTTCCATGGGAGAAGGGCATTTATAATGAATCAAATACATTGTTGTTGGATGATTCCCCCTACAAAGCCTTGCTTAATCCT GCACATACTGCAGTCTTTCCTCATCCATACACGTTCCAACGAGGGAGCGACACTTCGTTag GTCCTGGAGGTGATCTTCGGGTCTATCTGGAAGGGTTGGCTGCTGCTGAAAATATACAGGAGTTTATAGAGCAAGAGCCATTTGGCCAAAGTCCTATTAATGAAAGTAGTGCATCTTGGCCCTTCTACCTCAGGGTTCTTAGTACGGTGTATTCTGTAGATACCACCAACGTGACCAACATGACCTGTAATTCTTCCGTTCTGCGTTAG
- the LOC18782267 gene encoding protein LONGIFOLIA 1 yields the protein MSAKILHSLTDESPDFHKQIGCMSGIFQLFDRHHFLAGRRVNGNSHKRLPPGENGNHAVESKNSLQKATDKNRTKVVKEKHRNSTESSRTTVSSSSCSSSFSSLEYKKAAEQEPSLSSQTISNEEHTRDLSMNQPNASMHLRRQSFDMQDLVKDSTYREARGISVKPAGKDGVGHTLKYIDSPRPSSQSKFVRPRVSGVNDSFQAPAKLRQAPWSSNEEKDGCMRLVPKDARRFSYDGRETRDTSKSTIKLKELPRLSLDSKERSIRRGCNPEIKSNYFCKDLQREDGNCNKVLDLQLEPGSSNRPSNVVAKLMGLDLSDSVSTTVSPLRLINTCISDKSDPFSRSSRATNENKPDLLSGVFLGKTQKDFTSPKRSTDSVMKPASNSKFPIETAPWRQPHGSKGSQRSVSKYQEEPIKTPKSASSVYGEMEKRLANLEFKKSGKDLRALKQILEAMQKTKEMLDDRKDQASNVASQISNKSIFSDSRESASQRNLQSNMSVPAKAKGSQSPKSHKSPIIMKPAKLIEKTHSSASTVNSMDDTLGLRRLRTSDPGDNGKGLVDKKPAKDLTPKTNHIKDPFNRRLRSTDNNSNTRTVKPLQKPKVSQNMREAIPSSSSRSSGITSPRLQQRRLGLEKQSPPSTPSSNSSMTRREHTRQSFEANTPGKKLEQKSPSLRQSNAQLRETSTNTRDMSHRDDATSQQSESNISWASHTDTEVTIIHQSDRTKHMHFNQHSQKQKSPAVGLSDDRSMGEPGKASSEQPSPVSVLDSTFYRDDSPSPVKKISNSFKDDEAQNLDVVEYDPMDIALLSHNTMPSLGVKIDHTMLENLKHLIQNHGRMSSTHGESILGPLCDSTNPDHMYISDILLASGILRYLKSAWTTIELDTFDHLINPHLFLALEEIRTNTKPFDDGKICKAILQSKPDDKIQRKLVFDVVNEFLIQKLVVEDSFKQWFSPHKLAEGKPRGQQLFRELCSEVDQLQRNNLNGSLDDEDDSLRNILLEDFMDQAKNWTECDSEIPGVVLDVERLIFKDLITEIVSDDAVGLHRWSGGHCRQLFSERGLW from the exons ATGTCTGCAAAGATTTTGCACTCTCTAACAGATGAAAGCCCAGATTTCCATAAGCAAATTGGGTGCATGAGTGGAATTTTTCAGCTCTTTGATCGCCACCATTTCCTCGCCGGCCGGCGTGTCAATGGCAACAGCCACAAGAGACTTCCTCCAG gagAGAATGGCAACCACGCAGTAGAGTCCAAGAACTCATTGCAGAAAGCTACA GATAAAAATCGAACAAAGGTGGTGAAAGAGAAACACAGAAACTCCACAGAATCATCAAGAACtactgtttcttcttcttcttgttcatcTAGCTTCTCATCCcttgaatataaaaaagcaGCTGAGCAAGAACCATCTTTGTCCAGCCAAACCATTTCAAATGAGGAACACACTCGGGACCTATCCATGAACCAACCAAATGCTTCAATGCACCTGCGCCGGCAATCCTTTGATATGCAAGATCTTGTCAAAGACTCGACCTACAGAGAAGCCCGAGGCATTTCAGTTAAACCTGCCGGTAAAGATGGGGTTGGTCATACATTGAAATACATAGACTCTCCCAGGCCTTCATCACAATCAAAATTTGTAAGGCCAAGGGTTTCTGGCGTTAATGACTCATTTCAAGCTCCTGCTAAGCTTCGGCAAGCACCTTGGAGTTCCAATGAAGAGAAGGATGGTTGCATGCGCTTGGTACCAAAAGATGCTAGGAGGTTCTCTTATGATGGAAGAGAAACGCGAGATACATCAAAATCCAccataaaactgaaagaacTCCCAAGGCTTTCTTTGGACAGCAAAGAACGTTCCATAAGGAGGGGTTGTAATccagaaataaaatcaaactacTTCTGCAAGGATCTGCAGAGGGAGGATGGGAACTGCAATAAAGTGCTTGACCTGCAGCTTGAACCTGGAAGTTCTAACAGACCATCTAATGTGGTTGCAAAGTTGATGGGACTGGATCTGTCAGATTCAGTGTCAACCACTGTTAGTCCATTAAGGTTGATTAATACCTGCATATCTGATAAATCAGACCCCTTCTCCAGATCTTCAAGAGCAACCAACGAAAACAAGCCAGATCTTTTGTCTGGGGTATTCCTCGGGAAAACACAGAAAGACTTCACCTCCCCCAAGAGGAGTACTGATTCAGTCATGAAGCCGGCCTCAAATTCTAAGTTTCCAATAGAAACAGCTCCTTGGAGGCAGCCCCATGGAAGCAAAGGTTCTCAGCGATCAGTTTCCAAGTATCAAGAAGAACCTataaaaaccccaaaatcaGCATCTTCAGTATATGGTGAAATGGAGAAAAGGCTAGCAAATCTTGAGTTTAAAAAATCAGGAAAGGATCTCAGAGCTCTGAAGCAAATACTTGAAGCAATGCAGAAAACTAAAGAAATGTTAGATGACAGAAAGGATCAAGCTTCAAATGTTGCATCTCAAATAAGCAACAAAAGCATTTTTTCTGACAGCAGAGAATCAGCAAGCCAGAGAAATCTACAAAGCAACATGTCAGTTCCTGCCAAAGCCAAGGGTTCCCAATCTCCAAAGAGTCATAAGTCACCGATCATCATGAAACCAGCTAAACTCATCGAGAAAACCCACAGCTCTGCTTCCACAGTGAATTCCATGGACGACACATTAGGTCTTCGGAGGCTTCGAACTAGCGACCCTGGTGATAATGGAAAAGGATTGGTTGACAAAAAACCAGCCAAAGATCTGACTCCAAAGACCAATCATATCAAAGATCCTTTCAATCGACGCCTTCGTTCCACTGATAATAATTCTAACACAAGAACTGTGAAACCCCTACAGAAACCCAAGGTGTCCCAAAATATGAGGGAAGCAATCCCCAGCAGCTCAAGTAGGAGTTCAGGAATCACAAGCCCAAGACTGCAACAGAGAAGACTTGGATTGGAGAAGCAATCTCCTCCAAGCACTCCATCATCAAATTCAAGCATGACCAGAAGGGAACACACTAGGCAGTCATTTGAAGCAAACACCCCAGGTAAAAAACTTGAGCAAAAGTCTCCCAGTTTGCGTCAAAGTAATGCGCAATTGAGGGAGACTAGCACCAACACGAGAGATATGAGTCATCGAGATGATGCCACTTCTCAGCAATCTGAGAGTAACATCAGCTGGGCCTCACATACAGACACAGAAGTCACAATCATTCATCAATCAGATAGGACAAAACACATGCACTTCAACCAGCatagccaaaaacaaaag AGCCCAGCAGTGGGGTTGAGTGATGATAGGTCAATGGGAGAACCTGGGAAAGCTTCCTCCGAACAACCAAGTCCTGTCTCTGTTCTTGATTCTACATTCTACCGGGATGACTCGCCATCTCCAGTGAAGAAGATATCAAATTCCTTTAAAG ACgatgaagcacaaaatcttGATGTAGTGGAGTATGACCCCATGGACATAGCTCTGTTATCACACAACACGATGCCCAGTCTTGGGGTCAAAATTGATCATACAATGTTAGAGAACCTGAAGCACCTGATTCAGAATCATGGACGCATGAGCAGCACACATGGGGAGTCCATCCTTGGTCCTCTCTGTGACAGCACAAATCCAGACCACATGTACATTTCAGATATATTGCTGGCATCAGGTATTCTAAGGTATCTTAAATCTGCCTGGACAACCATTGAGCTCGACACATTTGACCACCTGATCAACCCTCATTTGTTCCTTGCACTGGAAGAAATCAGGACAAATACAAAACCTTTTGATGATGGAAAAATATGCAAAGCAATTCTCCAATCCAAACCTGACGataaaattcaaagaaaactaGTATTTGATGTGGTTAATGAATTTCTAATTCAAAAACTAGTGGTGGAAGACTCTTTCAAGCAGTGGTTCTCACCACACAAGCTTGCAGAAGGGAAACCAAGAGGCCAGCAGCTTTTCAGAGAATTATGTTCAGAGGTTGATCAGCTACAAAGAAACAATTTGAATGGCAGCCTAGATGACGAGGATGATAGTTTGAGAAACATCTTGTTGGAGGATTTCATGGATCAGGCAAAGAATTGGACAGAGTGTGACAGTGAAATTCCAGGTGTAGTGTTGGATGTTGAGCGGTTGATATTTAAGGATTTGATAACTGAAATTGTGAGTGATGATGCAGTTGGCCTGCATCGTTGGTCTGGTGGGCATTGCAGGCAACTGTTTTCTGAAAGGGGGCTTTGGTAG
- the LOC18781645 gene encoding transcription initiation factor TFIID subunit 8, protein MSDGGGESGREHEQHNRTQRKSSGDDFARAIAKIAVAQVCEIVGFQTYQLSALETLSDVAVHYIHNIGKTAHFYANLSGRMDCNVFDIIQGLEDLGLAQGFAGASDVDHCLASSGTVREIAQYVGETEHIPFSYSIPQFPVVKDRKLTPSFLQSGVETLGEHIPIWLPAFPEPHTYVPSPISNERARELHTDMIEQKKKQRNVERSLFNLQRRLVCNGLEGPSIDPGDADKAKQARESNPFLAAPLQYGETEVSHVALPAKLSSEATVEKLVAENRVAEKCSSVLETFAPAIEAMKSSSCESQEEHKEILLSRRPTVQFKIGIAKTSFSTMLHSSPHNKGFQKNYSWFGRENEKDEKKKRAEKILKNSMENSQELAQL, encoded by the coding sequence ATGAGCGATGGAGGTGGGGAGAGTGGAAGAGAACATGAACAACACAATAGAACGCAGAGAAAATCAAGCGGTGATGATTTTGCCCGAGCTATTGCCAAGATTGCAGTAGCACAAGTATGTGAAATAGTGGGGTTTCAGACTTACCAGTTGTCTGCTCTTGAAACACTGTCGGATGTTGCTGTTCACTACATTCACAACATTGGAAAGACGGCACATTTCTATGCCAATTTATCTGGCAGAATGGATTGTAATGTTTTTGATATCATTCAAGGGTTGGAAGATTTGGGCTTGGCGCAGGGGTTTGCAGGTGCTTCCGATGTTGATCATTGTCTTGCAAGTTCAGGGACGGTTAGGGAAATTGCTCAGTATGTTGGTGAAACTGAGCATATTCCATTTTCCTACTCTATTCCTCAATTCCCAGTTGTTAAGGACCGGAAGCTCACTCCAAGTTTTTTGCAAAGTGGGGTAGAGACACTTGGAGAGCATATACCTATTTGGTTGCCTGCATTTCCTGAACCCCATACATATGTTCCATCACCAATATCCAATGAGAGAGCTAGAGAACTTCACACTGATATGATTgagcagaaaaaaaaacagagaaatgtGGAGCGGTCTCTATTCAATTTGCAGCGGAGGCTGGTATGCAATGGGTTGGAGGGACCATCTATTGACCCTGGAGATGCTGATAAGGCAAAACAAGCAAGAGAAAGTAACCCTTTTCTTGCTGCTCCTTTGCAATATGGGGAGACAGAAGTATCTCATGTTGCTCTTCCAGCTAAACTTTCAAGTGAAGCAACAGTGGAAAAACTTGTTGCTGAGAACCGTGTCGCAGAGAAGTGTTCTTCAGTGTTGGAGACCTTTGCTCCTGCTATTGAAGCAATGAAGAGCAGCTCATGTGAATCACAGGAGGAACATAAAGAGATTCTTTTGAGCAGGAGACCAACTGTTCAATTTAAGATTGGAATTGCAAAGACGTCCTTTAGTACTATGTTACATTCAAGCCCACATAACAAGGGTTTTCAGAAAAACTATTCCTGGtttggaagagaaaatgagaaggatgaaaagaaaaagagggcTGAGAAAATTCTGAAGAATTCCATGGAAAACTCACAGGAGCTTGCTCAGTTGTAA
- the LOC18782233 gene encoding transcription factor TCP13 has protein sequence MIKSHNGADLQEAAGNSSRDDQANKFSTKANDLSRPSTPWLRLKDPRIVRVSRAFGGKDRHSKVCTVKGLRDRRVRLSVPTAIQLYDLQERLGLNQPSKVVDWLLDAAKHEIDELPPLPLPPSGNFGLNHPSLVLTSSHGVQTHAHAQLSHDNGEGPSGGIAQARSHFWSTNSDAIWRGKSKEIARDTTNEEEEENQKDISTGSDQKEEGTVDGNSSSNNFLTRISTNHPFFPGLVNNAMPYAYHNWDHNQPSNFPLSQLGSHGFPSQTADLHNFINVVSLPSTLSLSTTQSYFPSHNAAAAAEIDPRQFNHMHMLSSSSTSQNLLPNSLSPTLYPNSQTLRAPHLSMMTKLVRSSNNTTGSDHHQPNTDQESPSR, from the coding sequence ATGATTAAGAGTCACAATGGAGCAGATTTACAAGAAGCAGCAGGCAATTCAAGCCGTGATGATCAAGCCAATAAATTCTCAACAAAAGCTAATGATTTGTCGCGTCCATCGACACCATGGCTAAGGTTGAAGGATCCAAGGATTGTGCGTGTGTCAAGAGCTTTTGGAGGAAAGGACAGGCACAGCAAGGTTTGCACCGTAAAAGGGCTTCGAGATCGGCGGGTGAGGCTTTCTGTACCCACTGCTATACAGTTGTATGACCTTCAAGAAAGGCTTGGTCTTAACCAGCCTAGCAAAGTTGTCGATTGGTTGCTTGACGCCGCGAAGCACGAAATTGATGAACTTCCTCCGCTGCCGCTGCCACCATCTGGGAATTTCGGCCTAAATCACCCATCATTAGTCCTCACTTCATCTCATGGTGTCCAAACCCATGCTCATGCCCAATTATCTCATGATAATGGAGAAGGTCCTAGTGGTGGAATTGCACAGGCCAGATCACATTTTTGGAGCACAAATTCGGATGCTATTTGGAGAGGgaaatcaaaagaaattgcaaGAGACACAACAaatgaggaggaagaagaaaatcagaaaGATATAAGCACTGGATCAGAccaaaaggaagaaggaacTGTTGATGGTAATTCATCATCAAACAACTTCTTAACCAGAATTAGCACCAACCATCCATTCTTTCCAGGTCTTGTCAATAATGCCATGCCTTATGCTTACCATAATTGGGATCATAATCAGCCTTCAAATTTCCCACTATCTCAATTAGGAAGCCATGGATTCCCATCCCAAACTGCAGATCTCCACAACTTCATTAACGTCGTCTCGTTGCCCTCCACATTGTCTTTATCTACAACACAATCTTATTTCCCTTCACATAATGCTGCGGCTGCAGCAGAGATCGATCCGAGACAATTCAACCACATGCATATGTTAAGCTCAAGCAGTACTTCTCAGAACCTCTTGCCAAATTCTCTTTCACCAACTCTATACCCTAATAGCCAGACCCTGAGAGCACCCCATTTGAGCATGATGACTAAGCTTGTGCGTTCTTCAAACAACACTACTGGAAGTGATCATCATCAGCCAAATACAGACCAGGAGTCTCCTTCTAGATGA